DNA from Parvularcula marina:
TGAGGCGTGGTCGGTTTACCTTGACGCGATCAAGCCGCTATTCGGCTGAAAATTCCCCTATCCAGAACGCCGCTCTTATGGCATCGGCGAAAAATGACAGACATTTCCTTCTCTCTGGTGCCTGAATGGGCGCCGCAATCAGCATTGTGGATCGGCTGGCCGCGCCTCGCCCATGACTGGCCCGAGGGGCTCGTCACGGCGCGCGAGGAAGCGGCTAACCTTATCCGTAACGCCAGTCGTTTCGTTCCCGTAAAGGTTTCCATCGGCGGCCCTCGGTCAATGGCCGATGCGCTTAAACGCGAGCTGGATGAGGTCGCCGACCTCTATCCCGTCTCCGCGACCGATGTGTGGCTGCGCGACACCGGCCCGATTGTCGGTTTCGATGAGGGAACGCTCTCGGCGCAGGCCTTCCGGTTCAATGGCTGGGGCGGCCGGTTCGGCGCTGCTGACGACCGCTATACCGCAGGCGCGATTGCCGCGATCGAAGGCGCCTATGTAACCTCGCATGACTTTATTCTTGAGGGCGGCTCGATCGAGATCGACGGTGAAGGACGCCTGCTGACGACCAAGGATTGCCTTCTGAACCCCAACCGCAATGGCGGATGGGAAAAGCGCGAGGCGGAGCGCACCTTGCGCGATACATTCGGGGTCGATGAGATCCTGTGGCTCGACCGTGGCCTCGTGAACGACCACACGGACGGTCATATCGATAATATCGCGCGGTTCATCGGGCCGGGCCATGTCGTCTGCCAGCGCGCCTCCGACGAGGATGATCCGCACCGGGAACGCCTTGAAGAGATCGAGCGGGCCTTGCGTACCTTCAGCCTTGAAGTCTCAACCATCCCCTCACCGGGACGGGTGACCAACAAGGAGGGCGATGTCGTGCCGGCGAGCCATTGCAATTTCATCATCACCAATGGCGCGGTCCTGCTCCCGACCTATGATGAGGCGAATGGCGCCGCTGCAGCTGAAGAGCTGGATGCACTTTTCCCGGATCGTGAGATCGTGCCCCTGCGCGCGGACCATATCCTGAAAGGCGGCGGCGGCTCCTTCCACTGCATGAGCTGTCAGATCCCCGCATTCGAGGAGGACGTAGCATGAGCCGGAAAGTCACTGTTGCCGCTATTCAGTATGCGCCGGGTCTAGCAAAGGACTCCTTTGCCGAAGCCGAAGCGCTGGTCCGCGAGGCAGCGAGCCAAGGCGCGCAGGTGATCCTGCTGCCCGAACTCTTTGAAGGCCCCTATTTCTGCAAGACGCAGGAAGAAGAGCATTTTGCCATGGCGCAACCCTGGCAGACGCATCCGGTGGTCACGCGCTTTGCGCCGCTCGCCAAGGAACTGGGCGTTGTCCTGCCGCTATCGATTTTCGAGCGGGAAGGTCCGCACACCTATAACTCGCTGGTCTGTGTTGATGCGGATGGCGAGCTCTTGGGCGTTTATCGCAAAAGCCATATCCCCGACGGACCGGGCTATCAGGAAAAATATTATTTCCGGCCGGGCAATACGGGTTTCAAAGTCTGGGCGACCAAATTCGGCAAGATCGGCGTCGGTATCTGCTGGGATCAGTGGTTCCCCGAGGCCGCCCGCGCCATGGCCCTTCAGGGGGCGGAGCTTTTATTCTACCCGACCGCCATTGGCGCCGAACCGCAGGCCCCGGAGATGGACACCGCCGCGCGCTGGCGCCGCGGGATGCAGGGCCATGCGGTTGCGAACACCATGCCGGTGATCGCCGCGAACCGCTTTGGAGATGAGGACGGACAGGTCTTTTATGGAACCAGCTTTATCGCTGACCAGACCGGCGAAATCGTCACCGACTTGAACCGGACCGAGACGGGCGTCATCACAGCGAGCTTTGATCTTGATGAGCTGGCAACCGAACGCTCCGCTTGGGGCCTTTTTCGTGACCGTCGGCCAGAGCTTTATTCTCCGCTCACCTCTTAGAGAGTGTTCAGAGCATGGTCTCAGATGAATGCACGGAGATCAGCTTTCTGATCTTCGTGGTCATCCGCTGCTGTTCCCACTCGGAGAATTCGAACAAACCACCATATCGCATGCCGATTCGTCCACTCACAATCCTGACACGAAGGGCGAGTTCCTTGTCGATATCGACCTTATAGATCTTGCCGACTTCCAAAGGGCTCCGAAGGTGAAGCCCGATGCCCGAGAGGCTGATGTCTGTGGTTGAACCGACCGCCGCCTTATATCCATCGATATAGACCTGTACCGGCAGGTCGACGTCGTACCGGATCTCCTTGCGGCGATTGAAATCGCGCAGGGCACTCGTGCCCTGATGTTTTACGACACCTACCATTGCTGCCCACACCATGTTTGCGCCTTGCCGCCACCCGGCAGGACGATTGAAAAGTCACGCAACAAACACCTAAAGTTGAGAATGGCCATCGATGATTAAGATCGAGGCCACAAAATCAGTAAAACTTTACGTAGGCGAAACAAACTCCCGCGCCACCGACGTCTCCTGCAACTCGGGAGCATCAGTAACGCGCCATAAGTAGCCGGGCAGACTAGCCTCGCTTGCCCTCGAACGGGTTCAGCTTTTTGAGGAAATATTGCAAACCGCCGCGGTTCTCCTTGCGGTCAAGCTCGTCCTGATTGAT
Protein-coding regions in this window:
- a CDS encoding PilZ domain-containing protein, whose protein sequence is MVWAAMVGVVKHQGTSALRDFNRRKEIRYDVDLPVQVYIDGYKAAVGSTTDISLSGIGLHLRSPLEVGKIYKVDIDKELALRVRIVSGRIGMRYGGLFEFSEWEQQRMTTKIRKLISVHSSETML
- a CDS encoding agmatine deiminase family protein, yielding MTDISFSLVPEWAPQSALWIGWPRLAHDWPEGLVTAREEAANLIRNASRFVPVKVSIGGPRSMADALKRELDEVADLYPVSATDVWLRDTGPIVGFDEGTLSAQAFRFNGWGGRFGAADDRYTAGAIAAIEGAYVTSHDFILEGGSIEIDGEGRLLTTKDCLLNPNRNGGWEKREAERTLRDTFGVDEILWLDRGLVNDHTDGHIDNIARFIGPGHVVCQRASDEDDPHRERLEEIERALRTFSLEVSTIPSPGRVTNKEGDVVPASHCNFIITNGAVLLPTYDEANGAAAAEELDALFPDREIVPLRADHILKGGGGSFHCMSCQIPAFEEDVA
- the aguB gene encoding N-carbamoylputrescine amidase gives rise to the protein MSRKVTVAAIQYAPGLAKDSFAEAEALVREAASQGAQVILLPELFEGPYFCKTQEEEHFAMAQPWQTHPVVTRFAPLAKELGVVLPLSIFEREGPHTYNSLVCVDADGELLGVYRKSHIPDGPGYQEKYYFRPGNTGFKVWATKFGKIGVGICWDQWFPEAARAMALQGAELLFYPTAIGAEPQAPEMDTAARWRRGMQGHAVANTMPVIAANRFGDEDGQVFYGTSFIADQTGEIVTDLNRTETGVITASFDLDELATERSAWGLFRDRRPELYSPLTS